In Siniperca chuatsi isolate FFG_IHB_CAS linkage group LG16, ASM2008510v1, whole genome shotgun sequence, the following proteins share a genomic window:
- the ptrhd1 gene encoding putative peptidyl-tRNA hydrolase PTRHD1, translated as MAATGAGSPSRLVQYVVVRSDLVHKLSWPLGAVITQACHAATAAIHLHYGDPDTQQYLAELDAMHKVVLGAPDEAALSGLSENLTQAGVAHKLWIEQPEDIPTCLALKPYPKETVQPLLRKFKLFK; from the exons ATGGCAGCCACGGGAGCCGGGTCTCCTAGCCGGTTAGTCCAGTATGTTGTTGTCCGGTCGGATCTGGTTCACAAGCTGTCTTGGCCCCTGGGAGCCGTTATAACTCAGGCCTGTCATGCTGCCACCGCTGCCATTCACCTTCATTACGGAGACCCGGACACACAGCAGTACCTGGCAGAGCTGGACGCCATGCATAAAGTGGTGCTTGGG gCTCCAGACGAGGCCGCCCTCTCCGGTCTATCAGAGAATCTAACACAGGCCGGTGTGGCCCACAAGCTTTGGATTGAACAACCAGAGGACATCCCCACCTGCTTGGCCCTGAAGCCATATCCAAAAGAGACTGTCCAGCCGCTGCTGCGCAAGTTCAAACTCTTCAAATGA